A single genomic interval of Lentimicrobium saccharophilum harbors:
- the hydE gene encoding [FeFe] hydrogenase H-cluster radical SAM maturase HydE yields the protein MIPISEILNKDNFSREEIIRLLASENEDRSALFACSAKVKEENVGNIVYFRGLIEFSNICGKNCFYCGIRKGNKRANRYNLTDDEILEAARFAYESNYGSVVLQGGELEGEAFTLRIERLLHRIKELSDGRLGITLSVGEQTREVYRRWYEAGAHRYLLRIESSDRELYYKIHPRDKNHSFERRLQALYDLRDTGYQVGTGVMIGLPFQTTDHLAGDLLFMKALDIDMCGMGPYIEHADTPLWEYRDQLLPLEARFDLALKMIAVLRLMMKTINIASATALQAIDPIGREKALKIGANIIMPNITPGVYRDDYKLYENKPCTDEEAADCKNCLEARIHMSGNKIGYDQWGDSLHFKERN from the coding sequence ATGATTCCGATCAGCGAGATTCTTAATAAGGATAACTTCTCCCGTGAAGAAATTATCCGGTTGCTTGCCTCTGAGAATGAGGACAGAAGTGCCCTCTTTGCCTGTTCGGCAAAGGTTAAGGAAGAAAATGTGGGAAATATCGTTTATTTCAGGGGGCTGATTGAGTTTTCCAATATTTGTGGCAAGAACTGTTTCTATTGTGGCATCCGGAAAGGAAACAAAAGGGCGAATCGTTACAATCTGACGGATGATGAGATCCTTGAAGCCGCCCGGTTTGCCTATGAAAGCAATTATGGTTCGGTGGTGCTTCAGGGGGGTGAACTCGAGGGCGAGGCCTTTACCCTCAGAATTGAGCGCCTTTTGCATCGGATCAAGGAGTTATCGGATGGCCGGCTGGGCATTACACTTTCAGTCGGAGAGCAGACCAGGGAAGTTTACCGGCGTTGGTATGAGGCCGGTGCTCACCGCTATTTGCTCCGCATTGAATCATCTGACCGCGAATTGTATTACAAAATACATCCCCGGGATAAAAATCACAGTTTTGAAAGGCGTTTGCAGGCATTATATGATCTCCGGGATACCGGCTACCAGGTAGGTACCGGCGTGATGATAGGCCTTCCGTTTCAAACAACTGATCATCTGGCCGGTGATCTTCTTTTTATGAAAGCGCTCGACATTGATATGTGCGGTATGGGTCCGTACATTGAACATGCCGATACACCGCTTTGGGAATACCGTGATCAGTTACTGCCCCTCGAAGCCCGATTTGACCTGGCACTTAAAATGATTGCAGTGTTGCGGCTGATGATGAAAACAATTAATATCGCCTCGGCAACGGCTTTGCAGGCCATTGATCCCATCGGCAGGGAAAAAGCCCTCAAGATAGGAGCCAATATCATCATGCCGAACATAACCCCCGGTGTATACCGCGACGATTATAAACTTTATGAGAATAAACCCTGCACCGACGAGGAGGCTGCCGATTGCAAGAATTGCCTCGAAGCAAGGATCCACATGTCAGGGAATAAAATCGGCTATGATCAGTGGGGGGATTCACTTCATTTTAAGGAGAGAAACTGA
- a CDS encoding GWxTD domain-containing protein: MKSRLTFFFATLLTAMALAYCKGPAKLSYRNISNFYKPDLQLAGLSYALFNLNDSITNLYVRIPMKGLRYLPDNGAGKSRFRLSYQLFDGFEKGVLIDSASFTGMDSLTGRAIFMDSVPIRALAGNDYVLSIELLDLNAGNNYGAFLSLQKRQIYNVHDFLLLDESGIPLMRNFLYRNEKVRIRSNRLSDSLHFKYFTEKYLPGTPPFGFPDNIAINAADSVFGVKFRDGVTSSGTVPGEGRYLLYGGGSPVMVIHRFYDGFPDIGSTGQMRESLRYISTDAEYREMSQLPPRAAIDEFWIKLTGHSERALSQIRRYYGRVEEANRFFSLSREGWKSDRGMIYMVFGPPNLVYRNTLSEQWTYGEAGNPLSLRFLFNLETLPDNQSEYFLIRSETYRTPWHMAVSNWRR, encoded by the coding sequence ATGAAGTCCCGACTGACGTTCTTCTTTGCAACGCTTCTGACCGCTATGGCACTGGCATACTGTAAAGGCCCTGCGAAGCTTTCTTACAGAAATATTTCCAACTTTTACAAGCCTGACCTGCAATTGGCCGGATTATCTTATGCCCTGTTCAATCTGAACGACAGTATCACCAACCTATATGTCCGCATACCGATGAAAGGCCTCAGATACCTTCCTGATAACGGGGCTGGCAAATCCCGGTTCAGACTTAGCTATCAGTTGTTTGATGGCTTTGAAAAGGGCGTTTTGATTGATTCTGCTTCATTTACCGGCATGGATTCCCTGACGGGTAGGGCCATCTTTATGGATTCAGTTCCCATCCGGGCCCTGGCTGGAAATGATTATGTGCTTAGTATAGAGTTGCTTGATCTTAATGCAGGTAATAATTATGGTGCATTTCTCAGTTTGCAAAAGAGGCAGATCTATAATGTTCATGATTTTCTGCTGCTGGATGAGTCAGGGATACCATTGATGCGCAACTTCCTGTATAGAAATGAAAAGGTTCGGATACGGTCAAACAGGCTTTCTGATTCCCTGCACTTTAAATACTTTACTGAAAAGTATTTGCCGGGAACTCCGCCTTTTGGCTTTCCGGATAACATAGCCATAAATGCTGCTGACAGTGTTTTTGGAGTTAAATTCCGGGATGGTGTCACCTCTTCCGGCACAGTGCCGGGAGAAGGCAGATATCTATTATATGGTGGCGGAAGTCCGGTGATGGTTATACACAGGTTCTACGACGGATTTCCAGATATCGGTTCAACCGGTCAGATGCGGGAATCGCTCAGGTATATCTCAACCGATGCAGAATACAGGGAAATGAGTCAGTTGCCGCCCCGGGCTGCCATTGATGAGTTCTGGATTAAACTTACCGGGCATTCCGAAAGGGCCTTGTCTCAGATAAGAAGATACTATGGCAGGGTGGAGGAGGCCAACCGTTTTTTCAGTTTAAGCCGTGAAGGATGGAAATCGGACCGTGGAATGATATACATGGTTTTTGGGCCGCCGAATCTTGTTTACCGCAATACTTTGTCGGAGCAGTGGACTTATGGTGAAGCAGGGAATCCGCTGTCCTTAAGATTCCTGTTCAACCTTGAGACACTCCCGGATAACCAGTCCGAGTATTTTCTGATCAGGTCGGAGACCTACCGTACACCATGGCACATGGCCGTTTCAAACTGGCGCAGGTAG
- a CDS encoding M23 family metallopeptidase, protein MTAFLLLAVLPPPGFAQSFTIDTSAFLNEEREYLRIQKMPEHDAESTNEEELLTEEDGDNFVPEDMIFVPSDVLYNNRWDTLYIRTGRIDAAGMSDSVLLLLNNPAETPFAFPHKGKLISKYGQRGSRFHAGMDIKLETGDTVVSAFDGKVRIARVMSGYGKMVVIRHHNGLETVYSHLSKILVNINQEVKAGEPVGLGGRTGRASTTHLHFETRFRGEHFNPGKIIDFENYTLRVDTLLISKEFWSLGRSASSLANDGTASSGSKYHTIRSGDTLSKIARRYGTTVNQLCRINGIKPTKVLRIGSRIRVA, encoded by the coding sequence TTGACCGCTTTTTTGTTGCTGGCTGTATTACCACCTCCCGGCTTTGCACAATCATTTACCATTGATACCAGTGCTTTTTTGAATGAAGAGCGGGAATATCTGAGAATACAAAAGATGCCGGAGCATGACGCTGAATCAACTAATGAAGAGGAGTTGCTTACTGAAGAGGACGGTGACAATTTTGTGCCGGAAGATATGATTTTTGTGCCCTCGGATGTATTATACAATAACAGGTGGGATACGCTGTATATAAGGACAGGCAGGATTGATGCGGCCGGTATGTCTGATTCGGTGCTGCTGCTGTTGAATAATCCGGCGGAAACACCTTTTGCTTTTCCGCATAAAGGAAAGCTTATTTCTAAGTATGGGCAGCGGGGAAGCCGGTTTCATGCCGGTATGGATATAAAGCTTGAGACAGGTGACACCGTAGTGAGCGCTTTTGACGGGAAGGTGAGGATTGCCAGGGTGATGAGCGGATACGGAAAAATGGTGGTGATCAGGCATCATAACGGTCTGGAGACGGTTTACAGCCACTTGTCAAAAATTCTGGTAAATATCAATCAGGAAGTCAAAGCAGGAGAGCCGGTCGGATTGGGTGGCAGAACAGGCAGGGCGAGCACCACCCACCTGCATTTCGAAACCCGTTTTCGCGGTGAGCATTTTAATCCCGGCAAGATTATCGATTTTGAGAATTACACCCTTCGGGTGGATACATTGCTGATATCCAAAGAATTCTGGAGCTTAGGGCGGAGTGCTTCATCTTTGGCAAATGATGGAACGGCTTCATCCGGAAGTAAATATCATACGATAAGGTCGGGAGACACCCTCTCGAAAATAGCCAGACGATACGGCACAACGGTAAACCAATTGTGCAGAATTAACGGCATCAAACCAACCAAAGTGCTCAGAATCGGCTCACGAATCAGGGTTGCGTAA
- a CDS encoding OmpP1/FadL family transporter, with the protein MKKTLLILSFGAFAIASFAGGIVHNTNQSASFIRMPARDASLGLDGVYYNPAGLTQLKDGFHLSLNNQYIIQTRKIYTSFPGLNRDGFEGNVVAPLFPSVYAAYKTGKLAFSLGFNPIGGGGSALFEDGLPSFEMQVAGIPGALSNGGIQTTKYSFDTEFEGKSVFYGIQAGASYQVNEVLSVSLGLRYVMLNNNYKGHLSDIMINPLFPALNYTGEMVPAKDFFDAMSVMFQGLSGIAGSLEPLVAGGGGSLTLEQAQQAGYLTSEDVESIAGGFALINSSIDPMTLSVEQIQGAYSAATPVFVAQQQAMAGNAAATQDKEVDASQSGTGIVPIIGVNLKFERFNVGLKYEHKASIKVKNSTKVDDVGLYPDKAEVPSDLPAMFTAGIGFEATKKLNISAGLHYYFDKSAEYGKKLEGEYVKNDKVMDKNFWEFALGLEYALTDKWLVSAGYLRTQTGVMDLYQTDLSHSLSTNSIAAGLRYMVNEKIGINLGAMNTSYVEDTRDFPAAAPLPAYTETYNRSAFTVALGVDISF; encoded by the coding sequence ATGAAAAAAACATTACTGATTTTATCATTCGGTGCCTTTGCTATCGCTTCATTTGCCGGCGGTATAGTGCACAACACGAATCAGAGTGCCTCTTTTATCCGCATGCCTGCGAGGGATGCTTCTTTGGGTCTGGATGGTGTGTATTACAATCCTGCCGGACTTACGCAGCTTAAGGATGGATTCCACCTTTCTCTCAACAATCAGTATATTATACAGACCAGGAAAATTTATACCAGTTTTCCAGGGCTTAATCGTGATGGTTTTGAAGGAAATGTTGTTGCTCCGCTGTTTCCGTCGGTTTATGCAGCTTACAAAACCGGTAAACTCGCATTCTCACTCGGTTTCAATCCGATTGGTGGTGGAGGCAGTGCCTTGTTTGAGGACGGTCTGCCTTCCTTTGAGATGCAGGTAGCCGGCATTCCAGGTGCATTGAGCAATGGAGGAATCCAAACAACAAAGTATAGTTTCGATACGGAATTTGAAGGCAAGTCTGTATTTTATGGCATTCAGGCCGGAGCCTCCTATCAGGTGAACGAGGTACTCTCTGTCAGCCTTGGATTGCGTTACGTAATGCTTAACAACAACTACAAAGGCCATTTATCAGATATTATGATCAATCCGTTATTTCCTGCTTTGAATTATACCGGTGAGATGGTGCCTGCAAAAGATTTCTTCGATGCAATGTCAGTTATGTTTCAGGGACTTTCAGGAATAGCCGGGTCGTTGGAACCACTGGTAGCAGGTGGCGGTGGGAGCCTCACACTCGAACAGGCTCAGCAGGCCGGATATCTGACATCTGAAGATGTAGAATCGATTGCAGGAGGTTTTGCCCTTATCAATTCATCCATCGATCCGATGACTCTGTCGGTTGAGCAGATTCAGGGTGCCTACAGTGCGGCTACACCTGTATTTGTAGCTCAGCAGCAGGCAATGGCCGGGAATGCTGCAGCAACCCAGGATAAAGAAGTGGATGCATCGCAGAGCGGAACCGGCATCGTTCCCATTATCGGTGTAAACCTGAAGTTTGAACGGTTCAATGTCGGACTGAAATATGAGCATAAAGCCAGCATTAAGGTAAAGAACAGCACCAAAGTGGATGATGTCGGTTTGTACCCTGATAAAGCAGAAGTGCCAAGTGATCTGCCGGCAATGTTTACTGCCGGAATTGGCTTTGAGGCAACCAAAAAGCTTAATATAAGCGCCGGCCTGCATTATTATTTTGATAAAAGTGCAGAATACGGCAAAAAGCTTGAGGGCGAATATGTGAAGAATGATAAAGTGATGGATAAGAATTTCTGGGAATTTGCCCTGGGACTTGAATATGCCCTTACCGACAAATGGCTGGTCAGCGCTGGTTATCTGCGCACCCAGACCGGTGTGATGGATTTGTATCAGACCGACCTGAGTCATAGTCTTTCAACAAATAGTATTGCTGCCGGTCTTCGTTACATGGTTAACGAGAAAATCGGGATCAACCTGGGCGCTATGAACACTTCTTATGTTGAAGATACCAGAGATTTCCCGGCAGCAGCTCCGTTGCCTGCATACACCGAAACCTATAACCGCAGCGCCTTCACCGTGGCGCTTGGAGTCGATATCAGTTTCTAA
- the ung gene encoding uracil-DNA glycosylase, whose protein sequence is MNPQIEESWKKILFAEFGKPYFGELKSFLVSEKSRYTVYPPGSKIFEAFNRTPFNKVKVVLLGQDPYHGPGQAHGLCFSVPAGTVFPPSLQNILRELQTDLGYPYPQSGDLSKWADQGVFLLNATLTVRANQAGSHQGRGWETFTDSVISALSSERDKLIFLLWGKYAQNKRSLIDTSKHLILEAPHPSPLSVYRGFFGCRHFSLTNQFLVDSGLSPVDWKLD, encoded by the coding sequence ATTAATCCACAAATTGAAGAAAGCTGGAAGAAAATACTTTTTGCTGAGTTTGGTAAGCCATATTTCGGTGAACTCAAGTCATTCCTGGTTTCAGAAAAATCCCGATATACCGTATATCCGCCCGGATCAAAAATTTTTGAAGCCTTCAACCGGACTCCTTTTAACAAGGTAAAAGTAGTGCTGCTGGGGCAGGATCCCTATCATGGTCCGGGTCAGGCGCACGGGCTTTGCTTTTCGGTGCCGGCAGGTACCGTTTTTCCTCCTTCGCTGCAAAACATTTTACGTGAGTTGCAGACCGATCTTGGTTATCCGTACCCGCAAAGCGGTGACTTATCGAAATGGGCTGATCAGGGTGTATTTCTTCTGAATGCAACACTCACGGTCAGGGCCAATCAGGCTGGTTCTCACCAGGGCAGGGGGTGGGAGACATTTACCGATTCTGTAATCAGCGCCTTGTCATCTGAACGGGATAAACTAATATTTCTTCTCTGGGGAAAATATGCACAGAATAAGAGATCTCTTATCGATACATCAAAACACCTTATACTGGAAGCTCCGCATCCCTCTCCTCTGAGTGTATACCGAGGATTTTTCGGGTGCAGGCATTTTTCCCTGACAAACCAGTTTCTTGTTGATTCAGGTTTATCACCGGTTGACTGGAAACTTGATTAG